The following are from one region of the Syngnathus acus chromosome 10, fSynAcu1.2, whole genome shotgun sequence genome:
- the hmgxb3 gene encoding HMG domain-containing protein 3 encodes MEKMDLYEVAKLKEEVKLKEEIESGGNHLGVISPKKRKRKSQEDGDVKQKKPRSAYLLYYFDVHQIMQQERPNQPQSEINKRISESWKRLSVAEKRYYLEKANSEKDGTDTLSSSPSNDFPGFRKILPRASYLVLTDDPQPGASPAECPNPVDGTLSFPTLSQESKEAQTFVLTSEMDVSSSSLVNFGKDIGEAASSTAVQGSTSSSSSSITTVSPACKDVSYPHSPVDALANCVGMNRCEIRDAAGVNSGVTMHQTHGETTQMVAIIPNQNLLETKSLAGVSSLATVMMVPVAAREEQNPVAVPPYKMAVKTYTRRGRGRCPNPQCSFVYVTRHKPAKCPDCGIHLGGKWIPAAKKIQQKNIPVATVVSEATSAPSCPDTTKEGNTDAGKTKPTQSKKEGQNCLRKINSALSVESAEGSSTSPEKTGCASMQPLIKHMKKKALGSQSTCEVQGRPKRPILPSCYKTAPALFQVIAVPAVNRKIPAQNNRPPTEPRERFSGLKAGTLKQLGQQVQSVQTSPVATHQPVSSSSDKSMTIVSIVPFNHVSVNSFDLGLSTLRGRGRCKNTLCDYMYKNRHKPLVCPKCGCELPKGKPKATERLNRLIDPCQPLSPVQKDIQRQSTLQLIRHSLQIPESEAELQETLSLIQDLNSLQIVLVQAGEQNKEGTFETETLVETGWPQFYESSATQCGLCKKPLYKGDQSTIAGQEDCWLITEMLIQTASLQLKVCLNAKCLALHSFTDLHPGLFNIGNRLLVSIDLLLKIRGKIRSGQPPAQAVGTLFDHVSNHPVHSLSPEETSQIQEFLLIGYWAFESLTVRDYNDMICGVCGVAPMVEIARRHTNNVLELTNVEFTWPDPPVSDEVRMDDFWLTMETEAIEQAAFPADIPITRMDASIIAPFIPPLMRSRTVINTEKDKVTSQTQQPPGGAPSVLVRLIHDGELSLDKVKDYSEDKLRSILESCGLSITPGSSKKDLLTSLTSMCTLVHSGLPTGPQPPQHLTAGKLSKVCPHKVVCGSKYLVRGETARDHVDLLVSSRYWPPVYVGDCARQVALCTDMQYPEMAARMWGRNQGCFSEPFDESELVSCAELQEKPYNADLSMFGDNQHIHPHTKSSSCWLVHPPALTLGHKAAVPEHHSMALCKDLEHLICTVTQIVKEEGEKQGNQSSVNSLRTQHVLFNNPAHYYLYNRLLDFLSSRDIVNEQISQVVNSCQPGEVVIRDALYRLGVANVNLERTLLGEDQTVVAEELEQSPKETAYDLVVLQ; translated from the exons ATGGAGAAGATGGACCTTTATGAGGTTGCAAAGCTAAAAGAGGAGGTGAAGCTGAAAGAGGAGATTGAGAGCGGTGGCAACCATCTTGGTGTAATTTCCCCCAAGAAGCGTAAGCGCAAAAGTCAAGAAGATGGCgatgtgaaacaaaaaaagcccaG ATCTGCCTACCTGCTCTACTACTTCGATGTTCATCAGATTATGCAACAGGAGAGGCCCAATCAGCCACAATCAGAAATCAACAAGCGAATCAGCGAAAGCTGGAAAAGGCTAAGCGTGGCAGAGAAACGCTACTATCTGGAGAAGGCCAACTCGGAGAAGGATGGCACAGATACA tTGTCTTCCAGTCCATCCAATGACTTTCCAGGCTTCCGTAAGATCCTACCGAGAGCTAGTTACCTTGTCCTGACCGATGATCCCCAGCCAGGAGCTTCCCCGGCAGAGTGTCCCAATCCAGTTGATGGAACCCTGTCCTTCCCCACTTTGTCTCAAGAGTCGAAAGAGGCCCAAACGTTTGTCTTGACCTCCGAGATGGATGTTTCTTCAAGCTCTCTGGTCAACTTTGGAAAAGACATTGGCGAGGCGGCATCTTCAACTGCCGTCCAAGGAAGCACATCGTCCTCTTCTTCATCAATCACTACTGTGTCTCCAGCTTGCAAAGATGTTTCTTACCCGCACAGCCCTGTggatgcgctagcaaactgtGTTGGAATGAACAGATGTGAGATAAGAGATGCTGCTGGTGTAAACAGCGGGGTGACAATGCATCAAACCCATGGGGAAACGACACAGATGGTTGCCATCATACCCAACCAG AACTTGCTCGAGACCAAGTCCTTGGCGGGGGTCAGCTCTTTGGCCACCGTCATGATGGTCCCTGTGGCAGCCAGAGAAGAGCAAAATCCCGTAGCGGTGCCACCATACAAGATG GCTGTGAAGACATACACCAGAAGAGGTCGTGGGAGGTGTCCCAATCCTCAGTGTTCATTCGTGTATGTCACCCGCCACAAGCCAGCAAAATGCCCCGACTGTGGAATCCACCTTGGCGGCAAATGGATACCTGCT GCAAAGAAAATCcagcaaaaaaacataccCGTTGCCACGGTGGTGTCCGAAGCCACGTCTGCTCCAAGCTGTCCAGACACGACGAAGGAGGGGAATACTGATGCTGGTAAAACCAAACCCACTCAGAGCAAAAAAGAAGGGCAAAACTGCTTAAGGAAGATCAACTCAGCTCTAAGTGTTGAGtcagcagagggcagcagcACATCACCGGAAAAAACAGGCTGCGCATCCATGCAGCCGCTAATAAA gcacatgaaaaaaaaagcactcggAAGTCAAAGCACGTGTGAAGTTCAGGGGAGGCCTAAAAGACCCATCTTACCTTCCTGTTATAAAACCG CGCCTGCTTTGTTCCAAGTCATCGCAGTCCCAGCTGTGAACAGAAAAATTCCGGCACAAAACAACAGACCACCAACTG AACCCAGAGAGAGATTCTCAGGTCTCAAAGCTGGTACTTTAAAACAACTCGGCCAGCAAGTCCAATCCGTGCAG aCTTCTCCTGTCGCCACCCACCAGCCTGTTTCTTCCTCATCTGATAAGAGCATGACCATTGTGTCAATTGTTCCCTTCAATCACGTGTCAGTCAACAGCTTT gaCCTAGGACTGTCAACATTGAGAGGCAGAGGTCGCTGTAAGAACACGTTGTGTGACTACATGTATAAGAACAGACATAAACCCTTAGTGTGCCCTAAATGTGGCTGTGAGCTGCCCAAGGGGAAGCCCAAGGCAACCGAG CGGTTAAATCGATTGATCGATCCATGCCAGCCCTTGAGTCCTGTTCAGAAAGACATCCAACGGCAATCCACCCTGCAGCTGATTCGCCATTCCCTGCAGATTCCAGAAAGCGAGGCTGAGCTCCAAGAAACACTTTCCCTTATCCAGGATCTTAACAGTCTTCAAATTGTCTTAGTCCAAGCGGGCGAGCAAAACAAGGAAGGGACTTTTGAGACCGAGACCCTGGTGGAGACCGGGTGGCCTCAGTTCTATGAATCATCAGCCACCCAATGTGGGCTCTGTAAAAAGCCCCTTTACAAAGGAGATCAGAG CACAATAGCAGGGCAGGAGGACTGCTGGCTGATTACTGAGATGCTGATCCAGACGGCATCTCTGCAGCTCAAAGTCTGTCTCAATGCCAAGTGTCTGGCTCTGCACAGCTTCACTGACCTGCatccag GTTTGTTCAACATTGGAAACAGACTATTGGTTAGCATTGATCTCTTATTAAAGATCAGAGGCAAAATCAGATCAGGCCAGCCTCCTGCTCAGGCTGTCGGGACCTTATTTGACCATGTCTCCAACCACCCCG TCCATTCGCTGAGTCCAGAGGAGACGTCCCAAATTCAAGAATTTCTCCTGATAGGCTACTGGGCCTTCGAGAGTCTTACAGTGCGAGACTATAACGATATGATCTGTGGTGTTTGTGGTGTCGCTCCCATGGTAGAGATTGCCAGGcgacacacaaacaatgtGCTGGAGCTCACGAATGTGGAG TTCACCTGGCCGGACCCTCCGGTGTCAGACGAAGTGCGCATGGATGACTTTTGGCTGACCATGGAGACCGAGGCAATTGAGCAGGCCGCTTTCCCTGCGGACATCCCCATCACACGGATGGACGCTTCAATTATCGCACCCTTCATCCCCCCGCTGATGAGGAGCCGCACTGTTATCAACACAGAAAAGGACAAGGTCACGTCACAAACACAGCAGCCCCCAG GAGGTGCGCCATCAGTTTTGGTCCGCCTCATTCACGATGGCGAGTTGAGCCTCGACAAGGTCAAAGACTACAGTGAGGACAAACTGAGAAGTATTTTGGAGAGCTGTGGGTTGAGCATCACTCCAGGCTCAAGTAAG AAAGACCTGCTGACTTCTCTGACCTCCATGTGCACGCTTGTTCATAGCGGCCTCCCCACAGGCCCCCAGCCCCCTCAACACCTCACTGCTGGCAAGTTGTCCAAGGTCTGCCCCCACAAG GTCGTGTGCGGTTCCAAGTACTTGGTGAGAGGAGAGACGGCCCGGGATCACGTAGATCTGCTGGTGTCCTCCCGTTACTGGCCCCCGGTCTATGTTGGAGACTGCGCTCGACAAGTCGCTCTTTGTACGGACATGCAGTACCCAGAAATGGCCGCCCGGATGTGGGGCAGAAATCAAGGTTGCTTTTCTGAGCCTTTCGATGAGTCAGAG CTCGTGTCATGCGCTGAGTTGCAGGAGAAGCCGTACAATGCCGATCTTTCTATGTTCGGGGACAACCAGCACATTCACCCCCACACTAAATCTTCGTCTTGTTGGCTGGTGCATCCTCCTGCCTTGACTCTGGGCCACAAGGCTGCTGTTCCAGAACACCATTCAATGGCCTTGTGCAAAGACCTAGAGCACCTCATTTGCACTGTGACTCAAATTGTGAAGGAGGAAGGTGAAAAACAAGGTAACCAAAGTTCAGTGAACTCTTTGAGGACACAACATGTGCTTTTCAACAACCCGGCGCATTACTACCTCTACAATCGCCTACTGGATTTTCTCTCAAGTAGAGACATTGTGAACGAGCAGATTAGCCAAGTAGTGAATTCGTGCCAGCCCGGAGAGGTTGTCATCCGGGATGCATTGTATAGGCTCGGAGTGGCAAATGTCAACCTGGAAAGGACACTACTCGGAGAAGATCAAACAGTGGTGGCGGAGGAACTCGAACAAAGCCCTAAAGAGACAGCCTATGACCTTGTTGTGCTTCAGTGA